A single window of Paracoccus albus DNA harbors:
- the mrdA gene encoding penicillin-binding protein 2 has product MRKSPKDIIDSARMISRRGVMLGIIQAGVIGTLAWRLRSMQIEHADEYRLLSDDNSIKFRLLPPVRGLIHDRNGIVIAGNEQNYRATITRELSGDVEQVVAKLRMLVSMSDEETQELLDTISKRSAATPVSIGDHLSWDEFSSIAVNAPALPGVLPESVLSRVYPRDGDFAHVLGYVGRVSDYDLSKMEDPDPVLMLPEFQFGKVGVESKLEPVLRGKAGIRKVEVNAAGREMRELSRQEGQQGATVQMTLDTGLQNYAVQRMGEESSAAVVIDVTNGDILAIASNPVFDPNLFVRGISSADYKALMEHDHRPLADKTVQGLYPPGSTFKMVTLMAGLESGVINAGSRFFCNGGLDVAGRRFHCHSRGGHGHVDAVQSLQKSCDVYYYELSRAVGIDRIAEMARRLGIGVEHDLPMSAVATGIAPDRAWKQERYDQPWVIGDSLNASIGQGFVLASPLQLAVMTARVATGREVKPRLVRAIDGVPEPVAEFADLGLTPAHLRTAQRGMDAVMNATGGTGARSRIVTEEWRMAGKTGTSQVRNITAAERARGVTRNEQLPWNRRDHALFVCYAPFDAPKYAVAVVVEHGGGGSAVAAPVARDIMLYALAGGVPPLSAYPDGQRGQIEEMHRNMRLIAPVATSGGARTRA; this is encoded by the coding sequence ATGCGCAAATCACCAAAGGATATTATCGACAGCGCACGGATGATCTCTCGTCGCGGGGTGATGCTGGGGATCATTCAGGCGGGCGTGATCGGCACATTGGCATGGCGGCTGCGGTCGATGCAGATCGAACATGCGGACGAATATCGCCTGCTTTCAGACGACAACTCGATCAAATTCCGCCTTCTGCCCCCGGTGCGCGGCCTGATCCACGACCGCAATGGCATTGTCATCGCCGGGAATGAGCAGAATTACCGCGCCACAATCACCCGCGAACTGTCGGGCGATGTCGAACAGGTTGTGGCGAAGCTGCGGATGCTGGTTTCGATGTCGGACGAGGAGACGCAGGAATTGCTGGACACCATCAGCAAGCGCAGCGCGGCCACGCCGGTCAGCATTGGCGATCATCTTAGCTGGGACGAATTCAGCTCTATCGCCGTGAATGCACCCGCCCTGCCCGGCGTGCTGCCTGAATCGGTTTTGTCGCGGGTTTATCCGCGCGACGGCGATTTTGCTCATGTGCTTGGTTATGTAGGCCGCGTTTCGGACTATGACCTTTCGAAGATGGAAGACCCCGACCCCGTCCTGATGTTGCCCGAGTTTCAGTTCGGCAAGGTCGGCGTCGAAAGCAAGCTGGAGCCGGTCCTGCGCGGCAAGGCCGGTATTCGCAAGGTCGAGGTCAATGCCGCCGGTCGAGAAATGCGCGAACTGTCCCGGCAAGAGGGTCAGCAGGGTGCAACTGTCCAGATGACGCTGGATACCGGTCTGCAGAACTATGCCGTGCAACGGATGGGCGAAGAATCCTCTGCTGCGGTGGTCATCGATGTGACCAATGGTGACATTCTGGCCATCGCCTCTAACCCGGTTTTCGATCCCAACCTGTTCGTGCGCGGCATATCTTCGGCCGACTACAAGGCCCTGATGGAGCATGACCATCGCCCGCTGGCCGACAAGACCGTGCAGGGTCTCTATCCGCCGGGATCAACTTTCAAGATGGTCACCCTGATGGCCGGTCTTGAATCCGGGGTCATCAACGCAGGCAGCCGCTTTTTCTGCAATGGCGGGCTGGATGTCGCGGGCCGGCGCTTTCACTGCCACAGTCGTGGCGGGCATGGCCATGTCGATGCGGTTCAGAGCCTGCAGAAATCCTGCGACGTCTATTATTACGAACTCTCCCGCGCAGTCGGCATCGATCGCATCGCAGAAATGGCCCGACGGCTGGGGATTGGTGTTGAACATGACCTGCCCATGTCCGCTGTCGCCACCGGCATCGCACCGGACCGGGCATGGAAGCAGGAACGTTACGACCAGCCCTGGGTGATAGGCGATTCGCTCAACGCCTCGATCGGTCAGGGTTTTGTGCTTGCATCGCCCTTGCAACTGGCGGTGATGACAGCGCGCGTCGCCACCGGGCGAGAGGTCAAGCCGCGCCTCGTCCGTGCCATCGACGGCGTGCCGGAGCCGGTAGCCGAATTTGCCGATCTGGGCCTGACACCAGCCCATCTGCGCACCGCTCAGCGTGGGATGGACGCGGTCATGAACGCAACAGGCGGAACGGGGGCACGCTCTCGGATCGTTACCGAGGAATGGCGCATGGCCGGCAAGACCGGCACCAGCCAAGTCCGCAACATTACCGCGGCCGAGCGCGCGCGCGGCGTCACACGTAACGAACAGCTTCCGTGGAACCGCCGCGACCACGCGCTGTTCGTCTGTTACGCGCCGTTTGACGCGCCGAAATATGCGGTGGCTGTCGTCGTCGAACACGGCGGTGGCGGATCAGCGGTGGCGGCACCGGTGGCACGCGACATCATGCTTTATGCCCTGGCGGGCGGTGTCCCGCCCCTGAGCGCCTATCCCGACGGGCAACGCGGGCAGATAGAAGAAATGCACCGCAACATGCGCCTGATTGCGCCGGTCGCGACATCTGGCGGCGCAAGGACGCGCGCCTGA
- a CDS encoding rod shape-determining protein MreD: protein MNDIVKRRKIVATAGYIGIGLVALFFRLMPLNPGEPGLPGPDIMLALTLAWVLRRPDQLPVAIIVALSLIGDFLLDRPIGLWSFFVLVATEMLRPRSQRWADQAFVFEWMRVGALIGLMLIGYRLIMMLFLLPVPPLAPVMLQWLATVAAYPVVVLALHMIGIRRLSAAEIEMMVH from the coding sequence ATGAACGACATCGTCAAACGCCGGAAGATTGTGGCGACAGCCGGATATATCGGCATCGGCCTTGTTGCCCTGTTCTTCCGTCTCATGCCACTCAACCCCGGTGAGCCCGGCTTGCCCGGACCCGATATTATGCTTGCCCTGACCCTTGCATGGGTTCTGCGCAGGCCCGATCAACTGCCCGTCGCAATCATTGTCGCATTGTCGCTTATCGGGGACTTTCTGCTGGATCGCCCCATCGGCTTGTGGAGCTTTTTCGTTCTGGTCGCGACGGAGATGTTGCGGCCACGCAGCCAGCGTTGGGCCGATCAGGCATTTGTGTTTGAATGGATGCGGGTCGGCGCCCTTATTGGCTTGATGCTGATCGGCTACAGGCTGATTATGATGCTGTTCCTGCTGCCCGTTCCCCCGCTGGCACCTGTGATGCTACAATGGCTGGCAACGGTCGCAGCCTACCCGGTTGTCGTGCTGGCGCTGCATATGATTGGCATACGCAGGCTTTCTGCGGCAGAGATTGAAATGATGGTGCATTAA
- the mreC gene encoding rod shape-determining protein MreC, producing MARKGYDFATPVRRILIGLLGLFLLALFLFWRIDSPRAEAMRSDFIDRFVPSFEWAMTPVTRVTRMVSSLQSYSRIYEQNQELRRELREMERWKEAAVQLEQENAKLLAQNNVSLDPALTSITGVVLTDSGTAFRRSVLLNVGRRDGVVDGWAVMDGLGLVGRISGVGNQTSRVILLTDPSSRIPVMVQPSGENALLTGDNSTLPTLDFIERPENVRPGDRVISSGDGGVFPPDILIGQVVEDSDGRLRLRMAADYGRLEFLRVLRSHPAERLQDGGALILPPEPGLIGPQMPPAPAARPDPAANARGTAPT from the coding sequence ATGGCCCGCAAGGGTTACGATTTTGCCACCCCGGTTCGCCGTATCCTGATCGGCCTGCTTGGTCTTTTTCTGCTGGCCCTGTTTCTGTTCTGGCGCATCGACAGCCCACGGGCAGAGGCGATGCGTTCGGACTTTATCGACCGCTTCGTCCCAAGCTTCGAATGGGCGATGACGCCGGTCACGCGCGTGACGCGTATGGTGTCCAGCCTGCAAAGCTATTCGCGCATCTATGAACAAAATCAGGAATTGCGCCGCGAACTGCGCGAGATGGAGCGTTGGAAAGAAGCAGCAGTCCAGCTGGAGCAGGAAAACGCAAAACTTCTGGCGCAGAATAACGTCAGCCTGGACCCGGCGCTGACCTCGATTACCGGGGTTGTTCTGACTGACAGCGGCACTGCCTTCCGGCGATCGGTTCTTCTGAATGTCGGACGGCGCGATGGTGTCGTTGATGGCTGGGCGGTCATGGACGGTCTGGGGCTGGTCGGCCGCATCTCTGGCGTGGGCAATCAGACCAGCCGTGTGATTCTGCTGACCGATCCGTCATCACGTATACCGGTCATGGTACAGCCATCGGGCGAAAATGCGCTGCTGACCGGTGACAACTCCACCCTGCCGACGCTCGACTTCATCGAGCGGCCGGAGAACGTGCGCCCCGGTGACCGCGTGATAAGCTCTGGCGACGGCGGCGTCTTTCCGCCTGATATCCTGATCGGACAGGTGGTTGAGGACAGCGATGGCCGGTTACGCCTGCGCATGGCTGCCGATTACGGTCGGTTGGAGTTCCTGCGCGTGCTTCGCAGCCACCCCGCAGAGCGACTTCAGGATGGCGGCGCACTGATCCTTCCGCCAGAGCCGGGCCTGATCGGTCCGCAAATGCCGCCTGCCCCGGCGGCGCGACCTGATCCCGCCGCCAATGCCCGCGGCACCGCCCCGACATGA
- a CDS encoding rod shape-determining protein, producing MAFFGLFSTDIAIDLGTANTLVYVKGKGIILNEPSVVAYHVKDGKKQVLAVGEDAKLMLGRTPGSIEAIRPMREGVIADFDSAEEMIKTFIKKVFKRTTFSKPKIIVCVPHGATPVEKRAIRQSVLSAGARKAGLIAEPIAAAIGAGMPITEPTGSMIVDIGGGTTEVAVLSLGDVVYARSVRIGGDRMDEAIINYLRRNHNLLIGDQTAERVKTSIGTARMPDDGRGATLAVRGRDLLNGVPRELEITQAMVAEALAEPVQQICEAVMVALEATPPDLAADIVDRGVMLTGGGAMLGELDLALREQTGLSISIADQPMSCVALGTGKALEFEKQLRHVIDYDS from the coding sequence ATGGCGTTCTTCGGGCTGTTTTCGACGGACATAGCGATTGACCTCGGGACGGCAAATACGCTCGTCTACGTTAAGGGCAAAGGCATCATTCTGAATGAACCTTCGGTCGTGGCTTATCACGTCAAGGACGGCAAGAAGCAGGTGCTGGCGGTGGGTGAGGACGCCAAGCTTATGCTCGGCCGCACGCCGGGCAGCATCGAGGCGATCCGGCCGATGCGCGAAGGTGTCATTGCCGATTTTGACAGCGCCGAGGAGATGATCAAGACCTTCATCAAGAAGGTTTTCAAGCGGACCACATTCTCGAAGCCCAAGATCATCGTCTGCGTCCCGCATGGCGCGACCCCTGTCGAAAAGCGAGCGATCCGGCAGTCTGTTCTTTCCGCAGGTGCGCGCAAGGCCGGGCTGATTGCCGAACCAATTGCGGCGGCGATCGGGGCGGGCATGCCCATCACCGAACCAACCGGCAGTATGATTGTCGACATTGGCGGCGGCACGACCGAAGTGGCCGTGCTTTCGCTGGGTGATGTAGTCTATGCGCGCTCGGTCCGGATCGGCGGCGACCGGATGGATGAGGCGATCATCAACTATCTGCGCCGCAATCATAACCTGCTGATCGGCGATCAGACGGCAGAGCGGGTCAAGACATCGATCGGGACGGCGCGGATGCCCGATGACGGGCGCGGTGCAACGCTGGCCGTGCGTGGCCGCGATCTTCTGAATGGCGTCCCGCGTGAGCTGGAGATTACCCAGGCGATGGTTGCCGAGGCCCTTGCCGAACCCGTTCAGCAGATTTGCGAGGCGGTGATGGTGGCCCTTGAAGCGACACCCCCTGATCTGGCCGCCGATATTGTTGACCGCGGCGTGATGCTGACCGGCGGCGGTGCCATGCTGGGCGAGCTGGATCTGGCACTGCGCGAGCAGACCGGGCTTTCGATTTCGATTGCCGATCAACCGATGAGCTGCGTGGCTCTCGGCACCGGCAAGGCGCTTGAGTTCGAAAAGCAGCTGCGCCACGTCATCGATTACGACAGTTAA
- a CDS encoding glycosyltransferase — protein sequence MNDKIVGICRFSFLGRGDWIGMRGSKAVYPALLEKQAKLIYAPERLARRFAAFETVFLPWVRAQTDQDFELWLLTSPELPGQAMERLQLLCNAVPQMRVLTSDERVTDSALADALEQAAEAAGGPVMQFRIDDDDTLSRHYIARLRACMRRFDGIDGMAISMAGGLIVRSYANEPLSYWAAKQIFGSAGAAARFSSAARSIYSRNHFDLPRHLTAFSEVQNLNYVQLRWDEGDSAPRAQGNWDRRHVALDPEGFERLIEDDFPFLLGQDLSFMLTPES from the coding sequence ATGAATGACAAGATCGTGGGAATTTGCCGTTTTTCCTTTCTGGGGCGCGGTGATTGGATCGGTATGCGCGGATCAAAAGCAGTTTATCCGGCGCTGCTGGAGAAACAGGCGAAGCTGATCTACGCGCCTGAACGTCTCGCGCGTCGGTTTGCGGCCTTTGAGACCGTGTTTCTGCCTTGGGTTCGCGCCCAGACCGATCAGGATTTCGAACTTTGGTTGCTGACCTCGCCCGAATTGCCGGGGCAGGCGATGGAACGTCTGCAATTGCTTTGCAACGCCGTGCCGCAGATGCGCGTCCTCACTTCGGATGAGCGCGTCACCGATAGCGCATTGGCTGATGCACTGGAACAGGCTGCGGAAGCTGCTGGTGGTCCGGTCATGCAGTTTCGCATTGACGATGACGATACGCTCAGCAGGCACTACATCGCCCGGCTTCGCGCCTGTATGCGCCGTTTCGATGGCATCGACGGTATGGCGATCAGCATGGCGGGCGGCCTGATCGTCCGAAGCTATGCCAATGAACCGCTCAGCTATTGGGCGGCCAAGCAGATATTCGGCAGCGCGGGTGCCGCTGCCCGTTTCAGCTCTGCGGCACGTTCAATCTATTCCCGCAACCATTTTGACCTTCCCCGCCATCTGACAGCTTTCAGCGAGGTGCAGAACCTGAACTATGTGCAGCTTCGCTGGGATGAGGGCGATTCCGCCCCGCGCGCGCAGGGCAACTGGGACAGACGGCATGTCGCACTTGATCCTGAGGGGTTTGAACGGCTGATCGAAGACGATTTTCCGTTCCTGCTGGGTCAGGACCTCAGCTTTATGCTGACCCCGGAATCATGA
- a CDS encoding 2-isopropylmalate synthase, with protein sequence MTDKNRVYIFDTTLRDGEQSPGATMSHSEKLEIASMLDEMGVDIIEAGFPIASEGDFKAVSEIAQQSKNSVICGLARAQLPDIDRCWEAIKHAKRPRIHTFIGTSPLHRAIPNLDMDQMAERIEQTVTHARNLCDNVQWSPMDATRTEHDYLCRVVEIAIKCGATTINIPDTVGYTAPKESADLIRMLIERVPGADEIIFATHCHNDLGMATANSLAAVEAGARQIECTINGLGERAGNTALEEVVMAMRVRNDIMPFDTGIDTTKIMGISRRVAQVSGFAVQYNKAIVGKNAFLHESGIHQDGVLKNVETFEIMKPADIGLNENNIVMGKHSGRAALRSKLSDLGYEVGDNQLKDLFVRFKALADRKKEVYDEDIVALMQDSAANTEYDYLQVKHLRVVCGSDGQSADLTLIVDGEEKTAATTGDGPVDAVFNAVTEIYPHQAVLQLYQVHAVTEGTDAQATVSVRMEEEGRIATGQAADTDTILASVKAYVGALNRLRARREAIGKDGDAKQVSMYSH encoded by the coding sequence ATGACCGACAAGAACCGCGTATATATCTTCGACACCACCCTGCGCGACGGTGAGCAATCGCCCGGCGCCACCATGTCCCATTCCGAAAAGCTGGAGATCGCCTCTATGCTGGACGAGATGGGCGTGGACATTATCGAGGCCGGATTCCCCATCGCATCTGAAGGTGATTTCAAGGCCGTATCAGAGATTGCGCAGCAATCGAAGAACAGCGTGATCTGCGGGCTGGCGCGGGCGCAACTGCCCGATATCGACCGCTGCTGGGAAGCGATCAAGCACGCGAAACGGCCGCGCATTCACACCTTCATCGGCACCTCGCCCCTGCATCGCGCCATCCCGAATCTGGACATGGACCAGATGGCCGAGCGGATCGAGCAGACCGTGACCCATGCCCGCAACCTGTGCGACAATGTACAATGGTCCCCAATGGATGCCACACGGACAGAGCATGATTACCTGTGCCGGGTCGTCGAAATCGCGATCAAATGCGGTGCCACGACGATCAACATCCCTGACACGGTGGGCTATACCGCACCCAAGGAAAGCGCCGATCTGATCCGTATGCTGATCGAGCGCGTTCCCGGCGCGGATGAGATCATCTTTGCCACGCATTGCCACAACGATCTGGGCATGGCGACGGCGAACTCTCTTGCGGCAGTCGAGGCCGGGGCGCGTCAGATCGAATGCACGATAAACGGGCTGGGTGAGCGTGCGGGTAATACGGCGCTTGAAGAAGTCGTGATGGCGATGCGGGTGCGCAATGACATCATGCCCTTCGATACCGGCATCGACACGACAAAAATCATGGGGATCAGCCGCCGCGTCGCGCAGGTTTCCGGCTTTGCGGTTCAATATAACAAGGCCATCGTCGGCAAGAACGCCTTCCTGCACGAATCCGGTATCCATCAGGACGGCGTGCTGAAAAACGTCGAGACGTTCGAGATCATGAAGCCCGCCGATATCGGTCTGAACGAAAATAACATCGTCATGGGCAAGCATTCGGGCCGCGCGGCGCTGCGTTCCAAGCTGTCCGATCTGGGCTATGAAGTGGGCGACAACCAGCTGAAGGACCTGTTCGTGCGCTTCAAGGCTTTGGCCGACCGCAAGAAAGAGGTCTATGACGAGGATATCGTCGCGCTGATGCAGGACAGCGCCGCCAATACCGAGTATGACTATCTGCAGGTCAAACATCTGCGCGTCGTCTGCGGCAGCGATGGGCAGTCAGCCGATCTTACGCTGATCGTTGATGGTGAAGAAAAGACGGCAGCGACCACAGGCGATGGCCCGGTCGATGCGGTGTTCAACGCTGTGACAGAGATCTACCCGCATCAGGCTGTGCTGCAACTCTATCAAGTTCATGCCGTGACCGAAGGGACGGATGCACAGGCCACTGTTTCGGTAAGGATGGAGGAGGAAGGCCGGATTGCCACCGGGCAGGCCGCCGATACCGACACGATCCTCGCCTCTGTCAAAGCTTATGTCGGTGCGCTGAACCGGCTGAGGGCCCGCCGCGAGGCCATCGGCAAGGATGGCGATGCCAAGCAGGTCAGCATGTACTCGCACTGA
- a CDS encoding DUF2062 domain-containing protein, translated as MFKRRKPRSYSQIATELIYPRGGWLRAGQYVLYRLRRLPDQPHKIGRGVAVGVFVSFTPLHGLHFLIAAVISWLIGGNILASLLATFVGNPITFPFIAYSSTWLGREILGTHGYLSPKMILNEFADATTQLWRNIHAAFGPETAHWDQLRSFFYDVYLPYLVGGLILGTFAAIAAHYMTVPVIRAYHRRRARKLAARIEKIRTGGTQSGAPPVRTRKVRATESRTEANSVKPSTPAPVDKK; from the coding sequence ATGTTCAAGCGCCGAAAGCCCCGCAGCTATTCCCAGATCGCGACCGAACTGATCTATCCGCGCGGCGGCTGGCTGCGCGCGGGTCAGTATGTGCTGTACCGGCTGCGGAGGCTGCCGGACCAGCCGCATAAGATCGGGCGCGGGGTCGCCGTCGGCGTGTTTGTGTCGTTCACCCCGCTGCACGGCCTGCATTTCCTGATTGCCGCTGTGATTTCCTGGCTCATCGGTGGGAATATTCTGGCTTCGCTTCTGGCGACCTTTGTCGGCAACCCGATCACCTTCCCCTTCATCGCTTATTCGTCGACCTGGCTGGGGCGAGAGATCCTCGGCACTCATGGCTATCTGTCGCCGAAGATGATCCTGAACGAGTTCGCGGACGCCACGACGCAGCTTTGGCGCAACATTCACGCCGCGTTCGGGCCGGAAACGGCGCATTGGGATCAGTTGCGGTCCTTTTTCTACGATGTGTATCTGCCCTATCTCGTCGGCGGCCTGATTCTGGGTACGTTCGCCGCCATCGCCGCGCATTACATGACAGTCCCTGTGATCCGCGCCTATCACCGCAGGCGCGCCAGAAAGCTGGCCGCGCGGATCGAGAAAATCCGGACAGGCGGGACGCAATCGGGCGCACCACCTGTTCGCACCCGAAAAGTTCGAGCGACGGAGAGTCGCACCGAAGCCAACAGTGTCAAACCGTCCACGCCTGCGCCTGTCGACAAAAAATAA
- a CDS encoding RelA/SpoT family protein — MDKFDVEDLLALIRNYNPRTDEDLIRRSFEYGQRMHEGQFRHSGEPYFTHPIAVAAILTEMRLDDATLVTALLHDTIEDTRSTWTEVSEKFGREIADLVDGVTKLTNLELSGAHSKQAENFRKLFMAMTRDLRVILVKLADRLHNMRTIRAMKPEKQVKKARETMDIYAPLAGRMGMQWMREELEDLAFKVINPEARNSIIRRFLTLQKESGDVIAQITKDIRTELDREGIEANVYGRAKRPFSVWRKMQEKQLTFSRLSDIYGFRVIVGTESECYRALGLIHRRWRAVPGRFKDYISQPKTNGYRSIHTTVTGRDGKRVEVQIRTRQMHEVAEAGVAAHWAYRDGVRSTNPFAVDPAEWIAQLNERLGGEDHDEFLEHVKLEMYSDQVFIFTPKGDVIQLPKGATPIDFAYTIHTRIGNSTVGAKVDGIRVPLWTRLKNGQLVEIITAAGQRPQAAWLEIVQTGRAKAAIRRSLREEDRARLIRLGAELVRISFEHHGRRVTDKALRTAANKLALPDSDELLARIGCAEMSAQDVLTTLYPELSTHKETVDPSRPVAGLEVDQTLGRAHCCQPIPGERIVGITYRGRGIIIHSIDCPALAQLDSEEDLKRWVDLQWREGRHPPAYAVTLSVTIRHDAGVLGRICTLIGSQGANISNLVFVDRKPDFYRLEIEVELHGSDQLHALLTALEAESDVAQVTRLLRPELAP, encoded by the coding sequence TTGGATAAGTTCGACGTCGAAGACCTTCTTGCGCTGATCCGAAATTACAATCCGCGCACAGATGAAGACCTGATCCGCCGGTCGTTTGAATACGGCCAGCGGATGCACGAGGGCCAGTTCCGCCATTCCGGAGAGCCCTATTTCACCCATCCCATCGCCGTTGCCGCCATCCTCACCGAAATGCGGCTGGATGATGCGACGCTGGTAACGGCACTTCTGCACGACACGATCGAGGATACGCGCTCTACCTGGACAGAGGTGTCCGAGAAATTCGGGCGCGAGATTGCCGATCTGGTCGATGGCGTTACCAAGCTGACCAATCTGGAACTGTCGGGCGCGCATTCCAAGCAGGCCGAAAATTTCCGTAAGCTTTTCATGGCCATGACGCGCGATCTTCGCGTGATCCTGGTCAAGCTGGCCGACCGGCTGCACAATATGCGCACGATCCGGGCGATGAAACCGGAAAAGCAGGTAAAGAAGGCACGCGAAACGATGGACATCTATGCGCCGCTGGCCGGTCGCATGGGTATGCAGTGGATGCGCGAAGAACTTGAAGATCTGGCCTTCAAGGTCATCAATCCCGAAGCCCGCAACTCTATCATCCGACGCTTTCTGACGCTGCAAAAGGAATCCGGCGATGTGATCGCGCAGATCACCAAGGATATCCGCACGGAACTGGACCGCGAAGGGATCGAGGCCAATGTCTATGGCCGCGCCAAACGACCCTTCAGCGTCTGGCGGAAGATGCAGGAAAAGCAACTGACCTTCTCTCGGCTGTCGGACATTTACGGCTTTCGTGTGATCGTTGGCACGGAAAGTGAATGTTACCGCGCGCTCGGTCTGATCCACCGGCGTTGGCGGGCGGTTCCGGGCCGCTTCAAGGATTACATCAGCCAGCCGAAAACAAACGGCTACCGCTCGATACACACCACTGTCACGGGACGCGATGGCAAGCGGGTCGAGGTGCAGATACGCACCCGCCAGATGCACGAGGTTGCCGAGGCCGGGGTTGCGGCACATTGGGCCTATCGCGACGGCGTACGCTCGACCAACCCTTTCGCCGTCGATCCGGCGGAATGGATCGCGCAGTTGAACGAAAGACTGGGTGGAGAGGATCACGACGAATTTCTGGAACACGTCAAGCTGGAGATGTATTCCGATCAGGTCTTCATCTTCACACCGAAGGGCGACGTGATCCAGTTGCCGAAAGGCGCAACCCCGATCGACTTTGCCTATACAATTCACACGCGGATCGGCAACAGCACCGTCGGCGCCAAGGTCGACGGCATTCGCGTGCCTTTGTGGACCCGGCTCAAGAATGGGCAATTGGTTGAGATCATCACAGCCGCCGGTCAGCGTCCGCAGGCAGCATGGCTGGAGATCGTGCAGACCGGACGCGCCAAGGCCGCAATCCGGCGTTCGCTGCGCGAAGAGGATCGCGCGCGGCTGATCCGGCTTGGCGCGGAACTGGTGCGCATCAGCTTTGAACATCACGGCAGGCGTGTCACCGACAAGGCCCTGCGCACTGCTGCCAATAAGCTGGCCCTGCCCGATTCAGATGAGTTGCTGGCGCGGATCGGTTGCGCTGAAATGTCGGCGCAGGACGTTTTGACGACCCTTTACCCCGAACTCAGTACGCATAAGGAAACCGTCGATCCGTCTCGTCCCGTCGCGGGGCTGGAGGTCGATCAGACACTCGGCCGCGCGCATTGCTGCCAGCCCATTCCCGGAGAGCGGATTGTCGGCATCACCTATCGCGGGCGCGGCATCATCATTCATTCCATCGACTGTCCGGCGCTTGCCCAACTGGACAGCGAAGAGGATCTGAAGCGTTGGGTCGATCTGCAATGGCGAGAAGGTCGTCACCCGCCCGCCTATGCCGTCACCCTGTCGGTGACGATTCGCCATGATGCGGGCGTGCTTGGCCGGATATGCACATTGATCGGCAGTCAGGGGGCGAATATCTCGAATTTGGTGTTTGTTGACCGCAAACCCGATTTCTACCGACTGGAAATCGAGGTTGAACTGCACGGAAGTGATCAGCTTCACGCTTTGTTAACGGCACTTGAGGCAGAGTCGGATGTGGCGCAGGTCACGCGCCTGCTGCGTCCGGAACTCGCCCCCTAG
- the rpoZ gene encoding DNA-directed RNA polymerase subunit omega, translating into MARVTVEDCVDKVPNRFDLVMLASHRAREIATGSPLSVERDNDKNPVVALREIADETQQIDDLRERMIESSQTQIEVDEPEEDAMALLLGAEVDRPKPADEESEEKMLRMMLEANERG; encoded by the coding sequence ATGGCCCGCGTGACCGTCGAAGACTGCGTTGATAAAGTTCCGAACCGCTTCGACCTTGTAATGCTTGCGTCGCATCGTGCCCGCGAAATCGCAACCGGCAGCCCGCTGAGCGTTGAGCGTGACAATGACAAGAATCCTGTCGTTGCCCTGCGTGAGATCGCCGATGAAACCCAGCAGATCGACGATCTGCGCGAACGGATGATCGAATCCAGCCAGACCCAGATCGAGGTCGATGAGCCGGAAGAAGATGCCATGGCGCTTCTGCTTGGGGCCGAGGTTGACCGTCCGAAGCCCGCCGATGAAGAATCGGAAGAGAAAATGCTTCGCATGATGCTGGAAGCGAACGAGCGCGGCTGA
- the folK gene encoding 2-amino-4-hydroxy-6-hydroxymethyldihydropteridine diphosphokinase, translated as MSLNLALIGLGANLSSSAGSPAHSLRFALRLISREAGLTLASVSKIYLTAAFPAGSGPDYANACAALRTSLSPDEVLGVLHRIEAEMGRHRDGTRWGARPIDIDLLAMGDTIAPDAAVHDGWRTLPLEKQMQTAPDRLVLPHPRLQDRAFVLIPLSDIAGGWRHPRTGLTVHQMLERLPTGDRAGIRVLLDISPDVDQVTGSALSDSNR; from the coding sequence ATGTCGTTAAATTTAGCCCTGATAGGCCTTGGCGCAAACTTGTCTTCTTCGGCAGGTTCTCCGGCTCACTCATTACGATTCGCGCTACGGTTGATTAGCAGGGAAGCGGGCCTGACGCTAGCGTCGGTGTCAAAAATTTACCTAACGGCAGCTTTTCCCGCCGGCAGCGGGCCGGACTATGCGAATGCCTGCGCGGCGCTGCGCACTTCCCTTTCCCCGGACGAAGTGCTTGGCGTGCTGCATCGCATCGAGGCGGAGATGGGCCGGCACCGTGACGGCACGCGATGGGGCGCGAGACCGATTGATATCGACCTGCTGGCGATGGGCGACACGATAGCGCCGGATGCTGCCGTTCATGACGGGTGGCGGACATTGCCGCTTGAAAAGCAAATGCAGACCGCGCCCGACCGGCTGGTTTTGCCGCATCCGCGGCTTCAGGACCGCGCATTCGTGCTGATACCGCTGTCGGACATTGCCGGGGGCTGGCGTCACCCGCGCACCGGCCTGACGGTCCATCAGATGCTGGAAAGGCTGCCCACCGGGGATCGCGCCGGAATACGGGTTTTGCTTGACATTTCGCCCGACGTTGACCAAGTAACCGGTTCCGCCCTTTCTGATTCGAACCGATAG